A region from the Rosa rugosa chromosome 6, drRosRugo1.1, whole genome shotgun sequence genome encodes:
- the LOC133713764 gene encoding uncharacterized protein LOC133713764, with protein sequence MSCKKIFFPIHDGVLKHWFLAVLKIPSWQCEIWDSNPEKSANKRREEYVAASISMIEKVFAAEMQLSPGIHAKIGSLSIKYPQRSPRHPNSQDSGIFLIRSMQFYRQRWYQGFNSGDQRVRMALETVNHPKNEVLEQVFEAAAEEVPYDVASAWLAQEYLNKNGSLPTAGMKFNPRRARR encoded by the exons ATGTCGTGCAAAAAG ATTTTCTTTCCTATCCATGACGGCGTACTTAAGCATTGGTTCTTGGCAGTTCTTAAAATACCCAGTTGGCAATGCGAAATATGGGACAGCAACCCCGAGAAGTCAGCAAACAAACGCCGCGAGGAATATGTTGCTGCATCT ATATCGATGATTGAAAAAGTTTTTGCTGCTGAAATGCAATTGTCACCTGGCATTCATGCCAAGAttggttcattgtccatcaagtATCCACAGAGAAGCCCTAGGCATCCCAACAGCCAAGACTCAGGAATATTTCTGATTAGAAGCATGCAGTTTTACCGTCAGCGCTGGTACCAAGGG TTTAACTCGGGGGACCAGAGGGTTCGTATGGCACTTGAGACAGTGAATCACCCAAAGAATGAAGTTCTGGAACAGGTCTTTGAAGCCGCTGCAGAGGAAGTCCCATATGATGTAGCATCTGCATGGTTGGCACAAgaatatttgaacaaaaatggAAGTCTCCCAACTGCAGGCATGAAGTTCAACCCACGCCGGGCTAGGcgctga
- the LOC133716347 gene encoding uncharacterized protein LOC133716347 — translation MEDVVKLKNIIYREENQVSESAVEVASLTTDDDCKTLSGVNDESDLEVTIRTACRGKHFRRTMSSLSDEKVAATYEIGFGSLHRFRCGKVNLPLCQMLVENFDVRNSCIKIHGRNLTITHEDFRRIMGVMDGGCDVNLEGSTEDPDILGLKSKLSRKEKEITIHGLRRLLIEFESTDDTFKVSFALYALATLLIPVTGIEVDPRYLIPLKDPNALGSKNWAKFAFAKLVEGVSSIQATRTGLAGGCILFLQLFYLDVVGNGIYIYPKIGKPVMMWSRDDLKRVYEKVESEGGFKSENVRVTKKYFRGNVLSGTGSVDPSTGIKTTVVDDLSEMRSDVGLVKGDIESLKLTVGRLRRAILTLESTVGELKANGLGGIVAKAIKQVFEDKSYTYGGNFGNDGLFINEEHQGTEAEQHDDEMPHNKSIIVSCLLCSINLQPHFWIYLDGVICFV, via the exons ATGGAAGACGTAGTGAAGCTGAAGAACATAATTTATAGGGAAGAAAATCAG GTCAGCGAGAGTGCTGTTGAAGTGGCCAGTCTGACAACTGATGATGATTGCAAGACATTGTCCGGTGTTAATGACGAATCAGACCTCGAGGTTACAATCAGAACAGCGTGTCGAGGAAAACACTTCAGAAGAACTATGTCTTCCCTGTCAGATGAAAAGGTAGCTGCGACATATGAAATTGGGTTTGGGTCACTGCACCGATTTCGTTGTGGCAAAGTGAACCTCCCACTGTGCCAAATGCTGGTTGAAAATTTTGATGTTAGGAACTCATGCATCAAGATACACGGAAGGAACCTGACAATCACACATGAAGACTTTCGGCGCATTATGGGCGTCATGGATGGAGGGTGCGATGTGAATCTTGAAGGAAGCACCGAGGACCCTGATATACTGGGGCTGAAGAGCAAGCTTTCAAGGAAGGAGAAGGAGATAACCATACATGGTCTGAGGAGGTTGTTGATTGAATTTGAAAGTACCGACGACACTTTTAAGGTCAGCTTTGCTTTGTATGCCCTTGCAACTCTGTTAATCCCAGTTACGGGAATCGAAGTTGATCCAAGATACCTTATACCACTTAAGGATCCTAATGCCCTGGGTTCAAAAAACTGGGCAAAGTTTGCATTCGCCAAGCTTGTTGAAGGGGTGTCATCAATCCAGGCCACGCGGACTGGTTTGGCAGGAGGTTGTATTCTGTTCCTTCAATTGTTCTACCTGGATGTTGTTGGCAATGGTATCTATATATATCCAAAGATTGGGAAACCAGTGATGATGTGGAGCAGAGATGACTTGAAGAGAGTTTATGAAAAAGTGGAGAGCGAGGGCGGATTTAAAAGCGAGAATGTGCGTGTAACGAAGAAGTATTTCAGGGGAAATGTACTTTCAGGGACTGGATCAGTTGATCCCAGCACAGGGATTAAGACAACTGTAGTAGACGATTTATCAGAAATGAGGTCTGATGTTGGTCTTGTGAAAGGGGATATAGAGAGTTTGAAGTTAACAGTTGGTCGATTGAGGAGAGCAATTCTGACACTAGAATCCACGGTTGGGGAACTTAAGGCCAACGGTCTCGGCGGCATTGTTGCTAAAGCAATCAAGCAAGTGTTTGAAGACAAGTCCTACACTTACGGTGGTAATTTTGGGAACGATGGTCTTTTTATCAATGAAGAGCACCAAGGCACAGAAGCTGAGCAACATGACGATGAGATGCCTCATAACAAATCTATCATTGTAAGTTGTCTCTTATGTAGTATAAATTTACAGCCACATTTTTGGATTTATTTGGATGGTGTTATTTGCTTTGTGTGA
- the LOC133715291 gene encoding uncharacterized protein LOC133715291: MLGFLCARRKTWIVSSLSSFAHGPAAIHQSRIVHSQLIQHQLANFSGETPRRRHRHNSACQLGSACGGGAAASIWHAILPSSGLWRRRDLRRPAIHYELKGEGSWNAALDARPARWLHRPDSAWLLFGVCNCLAPIDWGITTTNATNDEESNNKTEACDSKSLITSSDENLESSADYRVTGVLADGRCLFRAIAHVACLRNGEEPPDENRQRELADELRAQVVDELLKRREETEWFIEGDFDAYVKRIQQPYVWGGEPELLMASHVKKTPISVYMVDRSSGGLVNIAKYGEEYGKEEEKPINVLFHGYGHYDILESFSEQSLQKVNM; encoded by the exons ATGCTCGGATTTCTCTGTGCGCGCCGGAAAACTTGGATTGTCAGCTCCCTTTCTTCCTTTGCTCACGGCCCGGCGGCGATTCACCAGAGCCGGATCGTCCACAGCCAGCTGATCCAGCACCAACTCGCTAACTTTTCCGGCGAAACCccccgccgccgccaccgccacaaCAGCGCCTGCCAGCTAGGgtcagcatgcggcggcggcgccgcgGCGTCCATATGGCACGCTATTCTTCCCTCGTCCGGTCTTTGGAGGCGACGGGATCTCCGTCGTCCTGCGATCCACTACGAGCTTAAGGGCGAGGGGTCGTGGAATGCTGCTCTGGATGCTCGCCCGGCTCGCTGGCTCCACCGGCCCGACTCGGCTTGGCTACTTTTTGGAGTTTGCAACTGCCTGGCGCCGATAGACTGGGGTATTACAACAACTAACGCAACCAACGATGAGGAGTCGAATAACAAAACTGAAGCTTGTGATTCGAAAAGCCTCATTACTTCTTCTGATGAGAACTTGGAGAGCTCCGCTGATTACAGAGTTACAG GAGTGCTAGCCGATGGTCGGTGTCTCTTCAGAGCGATAGCACATGTGGCTTGCTTGAGAAATGGGGAGGAACCTCCTGATGAAAACCGTCAGAGAGAGCTCGCTGATGAATTAAGAGCTCAA GTTGTCGATGAGCTTTTAAAGAGGCGGGAGGAAACTGAATG GTTCATTGAAGGCGATTTCGATGCATATGTGAAGAGAATTCAACAGCCTTATGTTTGGGGAGGAGAACCTGAATTGCTTATGGCTTCTCATGTTAAAAA GACACCAATATCAGTCTACATGGTAGATAGAAGCTCAGGTGGTTTGGTAAACATAGCAAAATATGGTGAAGAATatgggaaagaagaagagaaaccaATCAATGTTCTTTTTCATGGTTATGGTCACTATGACATCTTGGAGTCTTTCTCAGAACAGAGTCTGCAGAAAGTAAACATGTAG